The following coding sequences are from one Carassius auratus strain Wakin unplaced genomic scaffold, ASM336829v1 scaf_tig00214203, whole genome shotgun sequence window:
- the LOC113091495 gene encoding uncharacterized protein LOC113091495 — MVQHNVPFAVADHFSPLYKECFRDSPTAQSFKSASTKTTRIINEAVAPHFKKELVMKMRENPCTLVTDGSNDTGLEKMNPLTVRIFDSNKVVHRFFDMCTTSGRNCGTAEVIYKKINDTLQESNIPWRNCVGLSIDNAPVYTGANNSIAARMLRENGSIYIHGCPCHIIHNTAKQAGQRFLEISGFDPEDLAVDVGYWFKGSTNRKGYLAEFFEFHDSEYMEMLLHISVRWLSLERCITRILRQYGPLTSYFKSLNEKQPRFRRLVDAFSKPLTEVYLLFYQAMLPIFSTLNLLLQRERSSIFQLHGEMTKFILKLFARFMKPLALQGRQVHDILYMDPLNQLPGDQFEPVWEAF, encoded by the exons ATGGTGCAGCACAATGTTCCATTTGCCGTTGCTGACCATTTCAGCCCCTTGTACAAAGAATGTTTTAGAGACTCCCCCACGGCTCAGAGCTTTAAGAGCGCAAGCACCAAAACAACGCGCATCATAAATGAAGCAGTGGCACCTCATTTTAAGAAGGAACTGGTGATGAAGATGAGAGAGAATCCCTGCACACTTGTCACAGATGGCTCAAATGACACTG GTCTAGAGAAGATGAATCCCCTCACAGTACGAATATTTGACAGCAACAAAGTTGTGCACAGATTCTTTGATATGTGCACCACAAGTGGGCGGAACTGTGGAACTGCTGaagtgatttataaaaaaatcaatgacaCCCTGCAGGAAAGCAACATCCCTTGGAGAAACTGTGTAGGTCTCTCTATTGACAATGCTCCTGTATATACAGGTGCCAACAATTCAATTGCAGCCAGAATGCTTAGGGAAAATGGCAGCATTTACATACATGGATGCCCCTGTCATATTATCCACAACACTGCCAAACAGGCAGGGCAGAGGTTTTTGGAA ATATCCGGTTTTGATCCTGAAGATCTGGCGGTGGATGTTGGGTATTGGTTTAAGGGAAGCACCAATCGTAAAGGTTACCTGGCAG aattttttgaaTTCCATGACAGTGAGTATATGGAAATGCTGCTGCACATTTCAGTGCGATGGTTGAGCCTGGAGAGGTGTATAACCCGAATTCTGCGACAGTATGGGCCACTTACCAGCTATTTTAAATCTTTAA atgagaaacaacCAAGGTTTAGAAGGCTGGTGGATGCTTTTTCCAAGCCCCTGACTGAAGTTTACCTCCTTTTCTATCAAGCGATGCTGCCAATATTCTCCACACTGAACCTCCTCCTCCAGAGGGAAAGGTCTTCCATCTTCCAGCTCCATGGAGAG atgacaaaGTTCATCCTGAAACTGTTTGCAAGGTTCATGAAGCCGTTAGCACTACAGGGCCGACAAGTCCATGACATCCTCTACATGGACCCACTAAACCAACTGCCAG GTGACCAGTTTGAGCCAGTTTGGGAGGCTTTCTAA